From the genome of Medicago truncatula cultivar Jemalong A17 chromosome 2, MtrunA17r5.0-ANR, whole genome shotgun sequence:
tccaccagtgatcctttgcctgatttgggtgtagtcctttgaagaataaacttcaaattcattcccatcttgagtgtacaaattctgcaggcatggctgttgttttgtcttgtagcgtagacagaaaacagagtagtggaggtagtggttgtacacttgtactttgtcaactctattaacgagagacaagagctcagtgctatccatatatccgttgatacctccctttcaattctttgttcttctttgataagactgaattgagaatcagcaactttgaatcttcagtttgattaaaggatcaaaagtagcttctggtgaagatattgcttctgatgaaaacttttgcttctgatgactttctgcttctgatgactttctgcttctgatgacgttctgcttctgatgacgtcatctcttcaggagcagttttcttcagatgctcagaatttcttttttctttccattgttcttccaagacctattgaaataacttgaatagcctttggtcctgtacacttgaacaattattagtaataaccaattgacaatttttaataccttgttatcatcaaaacttaataaggttcattgtgaaacacattttgttccaacaaatacggtcaatgaaaacgtgttagtgGTTGTTGCAACCGTCCAAACCCACATTAATGGCTCTGAATCTTTCCAGATTTTACATTCCGGAACGCCCTTAGCCCTATAGGAAGTGTCAACTTTTCTCTCGTTCACCATTATTGCATTAATCCGGAAAATATATTCCGAAAAACAGATGTGCATTCCGGATTTTATATTTCGGAATGCATCAGTCATGGCCGGTGGTCTGCATCATACGTTTTTGTCGGtggtcaagtaaaaaaaaaacgtggtaAAACGTGTTTTTTGACATTTATGGCCTCCCAAACGTTTTTGACCCACCCCTCCCTATATATAGCCTTCGAAaccccaccatttctcacaccatcctctcccactctctcctcctcctcttccttctacaaccatggttttccatcgttggtctttcatagataagggtctcgttgaaaacttttagggtttgtatgaacggtcaatAAGGATGGAACCGCGCTGCAACGAAGCGCGGTTCATCTGAGGGTCATGTgggtcagtgtggttcttagctTGGCCTGCTTGggcgtaagtttgagcacccccCACCTCCCTCAAGGGCATTGTTCTCTTCTTCCCGCCCTCCTCTTCCCTCCTCCTCCGGTTTTCCTCCAATAGGCAAACTATTGATATGTCCCATCACATACCAGTGGCTAGGCTCTTATGAGATTAGAATTAGACTCataggagattagaaatagatttaggatcttatgtaataagcttaaaagacttgaaaattattgtaatgtattgttcatatattaataaaatgagttgtttttatgtttgtgtctttttatttctattttttattttatttgcattttatttttcgaATTTTGtagattaaaattgcaaaagttctCCTAAAATATTATTCCGGATTTTCAAATCCggaaacatctgcaaaattctaacaataccATCCGAAAAACGAAATCCAgaccaggggtaaaattgggaaaaaatagggcgcgcgaggaaagacatagggtgggaaaagtaatagtctttgggatatatatgtgtgtttatATTCATGTTCCAAACCACATAGTGCTATGGGCTTTGAATGTCATCCACCTCATTTTCATATTCATAACCACTTGAACAACGTTGGTCATTGCTTGGACGAAGAAGCTCCATTTTCCCCATTTTGACACGACATAAGACCAAATACTTAATTCCATCTTCATCAACGTCACAATAAAGTGAACTGTAACACATGTAAAAACTAAATCCTCTTAGCGttcaaataacaacaacaacaacaataaattccctaaaaaaacagctacatcaacaacaacaacagcaacaataataataataataatgtatgaATCTCAATGTTCATTCATATGAAAACTAACCATGCATAAGGACGGGTCACAGTTGCAAGATGAACACGAAATccatatatattattgaatgGAGATAATTCATAGCGACGAAGTCCATATTCCATCATTTTTTACAGTTCATCTTTAGAACAAGCAATCCACGCATAGCGAACATTGGCTTCCCCCTGAATTCCATTTGTGAGATCAGCTTGCTTTTGGAATAACTCCAGTCGTGTTTGCATTAACATGCTTGAGTTGCAGTAAATATCAACAATGTCAGACTCGGTAATGCCCAAAATAGTCATTCCTATAAGAAACATCTCCTGTACATAATCCACATTCAGTTTTCCATATATATATTCAGTGTAAACATCTAAATCTACATCTAACTATTGCTTAATAGCTCCAccaaaaacttcaggaaaaaaGCAATTCTCTTCCTCATCAATCCACGCAATGGGTTGTTTGAAACCCGTTTTGAAATCCACATTATGCATATGTAGAAAATCTAGTAAAACCTTTTGACCATCTAACTCTACCTCCACGCATGTCTTCTTGATTTTGAAGTCTTTTTTAACCAAGTCAACAATATCTTCTGGATAGTCCAACCATTTATCGTTCTTATAAAACATCAAACATACGGCATCCCACTTTTTCTATAGTTTAAATAAATCTTGGACAAGGACCTATAAATACCAGGACCAGAGTCATTTGATTCGCTAACACCTTCAACCAATCTCATTTGTTTGACAACCATATTTGTTGGTGTTGAAACTCCACTCAAATGTGCAGATCCATCCAATGTCTTTGAGGTTTTTGCTTCCATTTTTATCCACTAGATGACTATCTGTACACACACAcgctaaaatataaaagttcgACTGCAATAGGTAAATAGAACTCTAGACCTTAAGTAACAAGAATATTTGGTAGTCCCTAGATAATTAAATCATTTGAGAATATTGAACTAGTATAAAGAATCATGTGTTCATCATGGAGAGCaaaacaagtcatttgaaaCAATTGGACAAGTAAAATATTGTAACATTACGAAGagaacataataaaataaatggttaataggtctttaccccctgtaatataggtaaTTTCTGGTTTtctcccctgtaaaatttttattttgattcacctcctgtaaaatatttttgttttgatttttgtttgggccaaacaaaaatcaaaacaaaaatattttacagggggtgaaCCTAAAGCAGTAATTATTTTGAAAGTCATTGTAGTAAGATCAATTTATTGATAATTCATATGTAACACCTACACTATATTTAGCGTAAGTATTAACTTAGTActggatacattaaaattacaacAGAATTTCGACCGAATGAATATAAACATCAATACAAGTTCATACATCTGATAACTTGAAACATATGTCAAATACATGCATCTAATACATATGAAGAAGCATAAGAAACCATCCAAACTAGTACGACACATGCATATGAAGATAAGTCATTCAACCTCTTGTTTGTCTTTCCTTGCCACGAACAACCTGCTGatctgaaataaaataaaaggattgGGGTGAGACAGGATCTCTCAGTGAGTTCCACCTATCCTAAGTTGTAGGCAATCTTGGGGAGCCTATGATCGCCATATGTGTGTACATGTACATAATTTAAGGATATACTGTTCTGTTTTGTCATAAACatattcatcatattcataattAAGTTAGAATGTTATCGTTTAACAAACAATTATTATATGAGTTCATTTTACGGAATGGATCCGACTAGAGTAACCCCGAATACATTCGATCTGATAACCGGCTAAATTCTCTATCTGAGCTATAATCGGACTCCTCTTGCCGCCGCGTGGGCCACCCAGTCGGAACATACTCCCACTTCAACTGGCAGAAGTGGACCATCCATTTGGAACTTATTCCCATCCAGGCATAATATGGAGCTTGTCTGAGCTATAACTTATTTGATTATAATATGAACATATAGTCTGAATATATTATCCGAACATAATTTCCTGTGACATATATCTGATATGTTTCTGATCATACTTACTCATATATGTATCATAAAGTATTTTCCCATGGGGTTAGTAGCATTTCCCCACTAACATTCATACATAAACTGATATTACACGCTCTCTTGTGTCATTGCATTTCCATTATGTTTGTATTATCACCATATGATCCAAAACAATCGTATACTCAATGATCGACTGAGTTTTAGCAAAATTTTCACACAACAACCTGTTGCACCATTGCCAAAGAATGAAACCGGTTGCAAGGAGTAGTGCAACCGGTTGCACAATTGTAACCTTCAACTTATTCCTCAGCCATCATTGAGCACACGGAATTTCAAGTAAAAAGAGCTTGCATACAGTTTATTACAAATATAATCAGCAACAATTACACAATTTGGGCAACTAATATATATAGTTAGACCTGAGTCAGTTGTCTCACAGTTCATAAACTTACAACCTACCCAAGGGAAAGTTCTATGCTAAAAGGAACTCACCTCGATAATCTGAATTCTCTAAAACAGCTTATGCTCAGCTTAAAGCTTTCGCCAAATTCTTATTTCTTTCGTGCTATGTTGTTCCGCACACAACCTTTAGGTCCAATCCTTTCAAGCATTCCAGAACCTCCATAAAATTAGGGTAACTTGGTTAGGAGATATCCCTGCCATGAACTCCTCATGTACCATCTCGAATAGCTCTCGTACGTCAAAACCCGCAGGGTCCACACCTGCAATTTCAAGCATCAGTACCCTCGACTTCAAATGCATTTTCAGAACTCATTATTAATCGATACCATACGAAATTGATATCCAACCAGAAGGGAATTGAGTGAAGATTCTAAAAATCCAACAACTAAATAATTCTGGGTTAGAAAGCTTAAGTTATGACTCAATTACCACATGTATGTCCATACGAATTTCTGctcataatccataacattcAAGCACAATCATTTTTAACAATAATAACCCACTTTATTCAACAACACAACTTTACCTACatcaataacaattcattttgaAGCCATGACTTTATCAATTAGCCATCTGAGCCTCTTGTCCTTCTCCAAATTTTTAAATCACTATATTCTTGGCTCCAATTAGCAAACAACAAGATCAATACGACTGGAgtattttttatcaaagaaatAGCAAAAATCACAAGCACCAAAACTATAAACTCATCCATTCCTTCAAATCATGATATAGTTTGTCCCCCTCATTCACCTACTATCAATTAGTTATCCATGGATGAATAAACTAAGCATACAAAGTTGTTGCATTCACGTCAACTTCAAGAAACCAAAATCAAACCCATTAATCAACTCTTATAGAAAGCCAAAATGCCAAGATAAACTTCATTCCACTCTaccaaacaaaacaacaccTTGTTTATGTTACTAAAAGTCCCAAAATAAATTTATAGCAACCACACTACATCTTAACTATAATTACCAATTCCTTCAAGATTCATACCAAATTCTTACTCTTATTTAAGAATCAAAGCATAATTAAAGGAACTCACATTTGCTGGATTGAAGAAACTGGCGAGAACTTacaggttttttttctttcaaaatctcCTCCTaactagggttgggaataggccaggttttgataggcctgagcctggcctacaaaaaaatttgcaggcctgagcctggcctatggcctttcataggcctatttttttggcctggcctgacctatttaaaagtctggcctgacctgaaagcctatttacaggtctacttactattaaagtcactaaacattccattttatctacttttaaataggcttaataggcgtcaaagcctatttcagtgtaagacttgtctatcactactataaggccttaaaagcctTTTCACTATAAAtctttaaagcctatttaaaaagtccactatgaaacctaacatgcataaacaggccggcctattaggcttcataggcttttttgatagcctaagcttggcctatttacttaaatatgctttttaaaaagcctaagcctagcctttttaataaacaggccaggcttaaacaggccaggccatagacccctgtaggccggcctgacctattcccaaccctactcCTAACCCTCTTGACCCATGCTCTATGCTCTTCTTTCCACTTAATTTCAGGTTCTTagtattttaaaaagttatttgttTACATGATcttgttttgttaaaataaaaatataataataacaaaagtCCACTGTCAACGCTTCAATAATACTCCCttcggtccttattataagaaaaatttcaaaaaaaaattttggtccaatttataagaaaaattcacaacttttaaggtgtatttattgtttaaaagacTTTTATATCCCTCATTTAATACTtctctttttaatattagtatgtgtatttaatgtttcacaattttttatgaggatatatttgtaaaaatattcaaaaagttTCTTTAATCAATGATTGTattggttttgatgttttttggttttgtttcttataataaggacatgTGGGAGTAGTAAAGAGCAAAGCTTTATTATAAGCTAGCAAAACAGGTCCATATAATTCAGGGTAAACTAATAAGCTAGATGACATGGATATAACAATccaccattatttttttgttaagtagaaTAGTGATCgaagctcacacaatttaagaCTACATCTGTctttaattataagatccttttgaaaaaaattgtccctttttataagatcccttttctatttccaactacattaattatttctttacatacatgtccctattaattatacatcttttttttcaatcaacaataaataacatgttgaaaacataaatcatttctctcttaaaggataaaattgtaaaaacaatactaattacaaacatatttaatacaaatatccactatcttaattcccgttattttttcaaaaggaccctataattagggacgaagGTAGTAATGGAGAAGTGGCGTGTTGATGTTTGAATCTCGACCGctgcatatattatgaattgtccctaccaactgaatcAAGCTCACGGAATAAGTTATAACTAAATTGGATCAATTTCACAAAGTTACCATTACTCCACATAAGTAGCAAGACAACACAAACATCCTAGGGATTCATGGTATTTTCACcataaatcatcaaacataatcaattaaggaaaattcattcaattcaaaCAATGAAGATCAAACTAATATACGaagtttgttgaaatatttatatcaaataaaatattgattttaaaaaggataaaaataaaaagaaatattgagAATAAATATTAAAGTGAGACGTAACATAAAAAACCAAACTTTATATATTTGctagatatatatttttaattttcataaaaaatctcacttaaaatgaaaagtttatTCTAACAAAGGAGTCGCGAACTTaaagttaaaatgaaaatgatgaaaatatttCGTAGCACTTATTCGTCTCAAAAAAgatgaattcttttttttttttgttaagaaagAGGTGAATTCTAATCGATAAGCtacacaaataaataaattattataaaaacaattttaaatcaaaataattttattcaaattcaaacttgcataaaatatattttataaggaaaaaaaaaacagttttaaaatCAGTGTAATTAGCAATCTCAAAACaaagaatcacttttaatccAAACAAATCTTTCCACAGCAAACCTTCTCGAAGATGGTAGTAATCGAAGATCGAAACGAAATTCCCTCCACCGCAGCTTCAACCAACGACGTTTCCGACGGCTTTGAAACCGCCAGTGACACCGATCTCGGCAGTGACGTCGACGCCAATGACGGCGGCGGAGCAATCAAACACGAGGAAGAAGATCATCGTGATCAGCAAAGCCACCAACAGACAGAGCAAGAGAATGAGAAGGAACAGGAGCAGAGAGATTCTCAGAGAATCATTTCCTCTGATGATGCTTCCATTGACGATGAGGAACTGAAACAGGTTTCGAAATTTTgggttttgttagtttttgggTTCTACTGATTGCTGCAATTTTTATGCTAGTTACTTTTATTTTCgatttttcagcttatttccatagcTCTGTAGAATAGCTTATGTGAAAACAgctttactttattttatattttattataggaATAATTCATACATAAGTTCTTTGTgcccgtttggattgacttatttttgagcttatgcaaaacagcttatgcaaataaataattatgtattattcataagcttgtcaaggtagtttaggaaaaaatagcatatgaagatacaattttcgttagtgagaacttatgagttaacataaaagcttatttatttgcataagctatttttcgtaagctaaaaaataagccaatcaaAACCGACCCTttatatgataagcgcttataaCATATGAgcttaatttgttgtttgtccAAACGGGGCCTTATTACACTCTTATACTATCATCTTCTACTGATATGAGAGAAAATTAAGGCATGAAGAGAAGTAGAAATCCTCTGGTTTGATAAGTTTTAGGCtctgtttgcgagtttggagggaaggggaggggagggggaAAATAGGGAAATCGTCCATCTTTTTTGAAATAGTGATTTTGTAATTTGTAGAGAATGATAGatgaatgtttatgattaatatatttttaatttttagagtATTATAaaaacatagattgaatttgaagaaattatctaaaccctccaaaatcctccttctttataattttttagtttccTCATTTTAAGGGGGATCTTGtgttatgaagaaaattaaaTCCCCCAAAGTCATTCCATCTCTtctcctccaaactcgcaaacagaGTTTAAGGTGCAAGAGGTTTTCCCTGCATAAACCTAGTTGAAGGGAGGTAGCCATGGTTTGATGGGTTTAAGGAGTCATGTCACAATTGGGGATGAGGGGTTCTCCAATAACCCAAGTTGGAGAGAGGTTCTATTCTATACATTTTTGGTCTACTAAAATTGTTCAGTATACTTTTGTCTTAATTGTATTTGGAATTTCGGGTCTGTTTCTACTTTCTAACAATGTTGAAGCGTTGAAAAACCAACTTAGGCTCCTCCGTTTACTTTGCAAAAATTctttatgttttcattttctaaaatctgTGTTTATTTTAACATGGTAGTAAGAAGATGCGAGACTCTTGAAATCAACCATTGTGATGGAGAGAAGATGAAATGCTAGTTAGGAATGTGATGCATTTTtggaaataatgaaaacaattcTTTTGGCATGTCATTGTTTCTATAAAATGCACACAATTGTTCTCTTCAATTTCTTTATTAGCAAGTAAAATTAACACAAGGAAatgaaaatagattttttttttcacaaagtAAACAGGGCCTTAATATTCTGTGTGCATGCCTATTAATGTTGAAGGGGAGCCTTGGTGCACAACAATTGAAATCATTTTCGGGTGACTAGAAGGTTACATATTTGAGTTGTAGAATTAGTCCCTTGTAAATACAATAGACCCGTTATGGGTCTAACTCTTCCTTGAACTTGTCATGGTTATGAACTTTCTGGCAACAGGTTTCCACAGCTAGATTATTGCTAATTCTCACTAGTGGAAAAAGAAAGCTGGTTGTttgtgaaaaataattttttcaccAGCTTTTTAATActgatttgatttcttaaaGAAATGTTTTCTTATGATGAAAGATAGTTTTTGAGTGGTATGTTTTATGTAACAGAAAGCATTGGTTCAAGCAAATGAAGCAAAGGTAGAAGGGAACAAACTTTTTGTAGATGCAAAGTATGAGGAGGCATTAACACAATATGAACTTGCTTTAGAAGTTGCGCCAGACATGCCTTCCTCTGTGGAAATACGCTCAATATGCCATGCAAACCGTGGAGTGTGCTTTCTGAAAATGGTATGACATTCTTTTGTGTTGTTAATGAGAATAGCTTTTTCACTTATCAACCAGATAAGATATTTATCTCAATTTGCTTTTGCTTGACTGCCTCTGCCTAGTGGTCTGTCTAGCTCTTGACCTTTATATGTTTGAATTCATGTGAGAGGTCACAACTATAAGTTGATGTCCTAAGTTGGTTTTGCATTCAGCTCTTTTAGGTTTTTCGTACATACTAATCCGGAAGaataataaactaaaaattatgTGCTAATATTCTTTTGTTCAacgtaaattattttaattaaaatttggttTAATAACCGAACATTGATAgggtaaattttattttccattaatTTCTAATCATATTTTATCGTTTAACACAGTCTAAAGTCTAAACAGGtttaaagaaataatattatgtGACAAGAACTTGAAATATGATCAAACATCTGTCTAAAACCATTTTGTGTTGTCATTGTATAGTTATTATCAAActcttaataatttaatttatagagGTAAATTACCATGTGGATGATAAAATATCTGCGAAAATGTAAAAGTTTAGCTGAAACAAGGATCACGAAAAAAGTAAAGAATACTTCCGTGAAACCTTCATACCCGAGATTAATATTCCCTGGAACTAGAAACAGTCATGAGCAGCAGCAGCAGAAAAAGGAAGTGTAGGCTGTAGAGTATATCGTCTCTGATAACATAACAAGTTTAATTTCAGGAAAGGGGACACCTTTAGAGACGTGGCCATTTTGACCCAATCATAAGCAATTTaacatgttttaaaaatagttacTATATTTATGTACGAGTATCAACCAAGTTTCTTGTAGAACTAGAAATCAAATTTGAGGATAGGTATTAATTTACTATATATTAGCTGAGGTATGTACATAGTTATTACTTATTAGCTCCCTGATGCTATAAATCTCAGCAAAGTTGGATCCCAATTTGCTTCGATCAAAAGACCTGTTTAAGCAAAAGATGATAAGAATGGCAGTCGAAACCTCATTCTTCAGTTTTGCCTTTGTTTCTACTTTTTGTCATACATGctgatattttaatttcattccaAATAATGTTGCTCTGCTGCGGCACAGAGTCTAGCATCacctttgtgtttttcttttgtctgTGATTGACTGAGttgtttattattatctttGACACATATACCTCAGGGAAAATATGAAAACACAGTTAAAGAATGCACCAAAGCGTTAGAATTGAATCCTATGTATGTCAAAGCTTTGGTAAGAAGAGGAGAGGCCCATGAAAAGCTTGAGCATTTTGAAGAGGCCATTGCTGGTgagttcaaattttataatagggCAGGGTAATTATACCAATGTCCTCTCAAGTTTTCACCTCTTAAACCTGACACTGTTTATCTTTGAGAATTATATCTACAACCTTTACTTTATGTACAGTTCTTTTGCTTGACACCCTTCCTTGTTTGGGGGTACTCTGTTTCCTTTTGCAAATAACTAAGTAAGGGAGTTGTAGTCTCTTAATTAAGGTTGTGAGGTGACTGTAATATTAATTGCTAACCTCGGGATGGTTATTGTTGTTACccttttatttttgcttttaatATGGATGACTTTGTGTTTTGCACACTAATAGCATTTGGATtcttacaagtttttttttttttttattcatgatAATCATAACCAGCTCTTTTCACTTGATCAAGTTTTTCTTTCACTTGATAGATATGAAAAAGATCTTAGAAATTGATCCCTCAAATGATCAAGCTGGGAAAGCTATTCGACGGTTAGAGCCTCTTGCTGCGGTAAAACGGGAAAAGATGAAGGAAGAAATGATTGGTAAGTATTTTTGTCTTTCTCGTTGTTTTTCAAAGATTTACATatgtactttatttttattttttgtatggtGGTGTGTCGCCATGCTTTAATTGCGTTCCCTGTTTTCTTCGTTGTTAAATGTTTGTTTATTGACGCGCTACATCGTTTAATTCACGTGTTTCCGTCAAACAACTCAATCTGTAAATAGATAGTTCTTGAGTTTGGTACCACAGCCTCTATGACAGGTGGTTTGAAAAGTGATATTTTGTATCCCCGTTCTTCTAATAAAATGTTGAATTTCAGATCAAGGTAGGTGAGATTTGCTGTCTACACTGTGGTTGTCGAACTCTGTAGCTAACAAATAGAATCATAGGAGTTTATGATTCTTAGGAATCAAAACTGAACTAACTTGCTTGCAAGGTGTAAATTTGAGTAAAAACGAGTTGTTAAATTGAAGACTAATGGTCAAATCTACAACATAATGGTTATTTCCCCTTAAACATGCTTAAAGTGATAGTGGttcaacatttttaaaacccaaaaTGCATCAGTTGAATGATAAGGCTCTGTAGTGTACAAAACTATAATCTCATAGTCGTAGTACTCAATTCCACATATGCTTTTTACATCCTGACACAAACTCCTGTAAAGGAGGTGAACGATACTATGTTGGGTCTAGACTCCATATAGCCCCCAACATAAAGTTACAAATCAGAAACATTAACTGACCCATTGACATTGTTGCAAGTTTGCAAAGAACCGGAACATAAAGGTTATAGCtggtttatatatattattttagggAGTCTTTCAGGCCAAACATAAAGATTGTctgaattatatttattttcatctcttAGAAGTGCTATGGATATCCAGACAGAACTAGTTAGTAGGTTAA
Proteins encoded in this window:
- the LOC25487616 gene encoding tetratricopeptide repeat protein 1, with protein sequence MVVIEDRNEIPSTAASTNDVSDGFETASDTDLGSDVDANDGGGAIKHEEEDHRDQQSHQQTEQENEKEQEQRDSQRIISSDDASIDDEELKQKALVQANEAKVEGNKLFVDAKYEEALTQYELALEVAPDMPSSVEIRSICHANRGVCFLKMGKYENTVKECTKALELNPMYVKALVRRGEAHEKLEHFEEAIADMKKILEIDPSNDQAGKAIRRLEPLAAVKREKMKEEMIAKLKDMGNSLLGRFGMSVDNFKAVQDPNTGSYSVSFQQ